In Paralichthys olivaceus isolate ysfri-2021 chromosome 1, ASM2471397v2, whole genome shotgun sequence, the following are encoded in one genomic region:
- the psmd13 gene encoding 26S proteasome non-ATPase regulatory subunit 13: MKDVSGFLKQQQSRSSTPEMAAEWHRLEELHNKRLWHQLTLKLTDFVKDPCFKSGDGLIQLYENFINDFEHRINPLSLVEIILFVARQMTDPKDAITFLEKTKEKVKSSDEAMILCKTSIGKLKLEINDLPATKKLIEEVEEMLNNLPGVTSVHGRFYDLSSKYYRIIGNHASYYKDALRYLGCVDIKDLPETEKQERAFTLGLAGLLGEGVYNFGELLMHPVLESLRNTDKQWLIDTLYAFNGGNVEKFQGFKSAWGQQPDLAAHEAKLMQKIQLLCVMEMTFTRPANHRQLAFTEIAQSAKIPVNEVELLVMKALSVGLIKGNIDEVDQKVQMTWVQPRVLDLQQIKGMKERLDSWCGDVKNMAMLVEQQAHDILT; encoded by the exons ATGAAAGATGTCAGCGGGTTCctcaagcagcagcagagccgcAGCTCCACTCCGGAGATGGCGGCGGAGTGGCACCGCCTGGAGGAGCTCCACAACAAGCG ACTGTGGCATCAGCTGACTCTGAAACTGACAGACTTCGTTAAAGACCCCTGCTTCAAATCAGGAGATGGTCTCATTCAG CTTTATGAAAATTTCATCAATGACTTCGAACACAG AATCAATCCTCTGTCCCTCGTGGAGATTATTCTGTTTGTTGCCAGACAGATGACAG ATCCTAAAGATGCCATAACCTTTCTCGAGAAGACCAAGGAAAAG GTGAAAAGCAGCGACGAAGCCATGATTCTCTGCAAGACGTCCATCGGCAAACTCAAGCTGGAGATCAACGATCTTCCTGCCACAAAG AAACTCATTGAAGAGGTCGAGGAAATGTTGAATAACTTGCCTGGGGTGACGTCCGTCCACGGACGGTTTTACGACCTCTCCAGCAAGTATTATCGCATCATCGGAAACCACGCCTCCTACTACAAGGATGCCCTGCGCTACCTCGGATGTGTGGACATTAAAGACCTTCCAG AAACGGAGAAGCAGGAGAGGGCGTTCACGCTCGGACTGGCGGGACTCTTAGGAGAAGGAGTTTATAACTTTGGCGAGCTG CTGATGCATCCTGTGCTGGAGTCTCTGaggaacacagacaaacagtggcTCATTGACACACTTTATGCCTTCAATGGAGGCAACGTGGAGAAATTCCAGGGCTTCAAATCTGCCTGGGGCCAACAG CCCGACCTCGCAGCACATGAAGCTAAACTGATGCAGAAGatccagctgctctgtgtcatggag ATGACCTTCACTCGTCCTGCGAACCACAGACAGCTGGCGTTCACAGAGATCGCTCAGAGCGCCAAAATCCCCGTTAACGAG gtggAGCTGTTGGTGATGAAGGCTCTGTCCGTGGGTCTGATTAAAGGGAACATCGACGAGGTGGACCAGAAGGTGCAGATGACCTGGGTGCAGCCCAGAGTCCTGGACCTGCAGCAG ATCAAAGGAATGAAGGAGCGGCTGGACTCGTGGTGCGGAGACGTGAAGAACATGGCCATgttggtggagcagcaggcccACGACATCCTCACCTGA
- the sirt3 gene encoding NAD-dependent protein deacetylase sirtuin-3, mitochondrial isoform X1 has translation MAFSVVNSLISTVRLCVCRRLCSTQGGRHRSLNPAALFRKADSSWCDGARGLFSRGGGAAAEQLTLEDIAKNIRERQHKRVVVMAGAGISTPSGIPDFRSPGSGLYDNLQQYDLPYAEAIFEIGFFHQNPNPFFALAKELYPGNYQPNLSHFFVRLLQKKGQLLRMYTQNIDGLERMAGIPPELLVEAHGTFSTATCTVCLRKYEGNDLRPDVMSGTVPKCPTCKGVVKPDIVFFGEELPQHFFKYLTDFPLADLLIIMGTSLEVEPFASLAGAVRSSVPRLLINRDVVGPFAWSRRQHDVVQLGDVVSGVQALVGALGWTQELDKVMAAAAEEETTKTEE, from the exons ATGGCTTTTTCTGTGGTCAACTCATTGATATCAAcggtcagactgtgtgtgtgtaggagactCTGCTCTACACAGG gtGGCCGTCACAGGAGCTTGAATCCAGCTGCTCTGTTCAG AAAAGCCGACTCCTCCTGGTGCGATGGAGCTCGAGGACTTTTTTCCCGTGGTGGCGGTGCAGCGGCCGAGCAGCTGACACTGGAGGACATCGCCAAAAACATCAGAGAGCGGCAGCACAAGCGGGTGGTGGTGATGGCCGGAGCTGGGATTAGTACCCCAAGTGGCATCCCTGACTTCAG GTCTCCAGGCAGCGGTCTCTATGACAACCTGCAGCAGTACGACCTGCCCTACGCAGAGGCCATATTCGAGATTGGCTTCTTCCACCAAAACCCTAATCCCTTCTTCGCCCTGGCCAAAGAGCTGTATCCAGGAAACTACCAGCCCAACCTGAGCCACTTCTTTGTCCGTCTGCTTCAGAAGAAGGGTCAGCTTCTCAGGATGTACACGCAGAACATTGACGGACTGGAGAGAA TGGCAGGGATTCCTCCTGAGTTGCTGGTCGAGGCCCACGGTACGTTCTCCACCGCCACCTGCACCGTCTGCTTGAGAAAATACGAGGGCAATGATCTACGA CCGGATGTGATGAGTGGGACGGTCCCTAAGTGTCCCACCTGTAAAGGTGTGGTCAAGCCTGACATCGTGTTTTTCGGAGAGGAGCTTCCACAGCATTTCTTCAAGTACCTCACAGACTTCCCTCTGGCAGATCTGCTGATCATCATGGGCACATCACTGGAG GTGGAGCCCTTCGCCAGCCTGGCAGGGGCCGTGCGCAGCTCCGTTCCTCGTCTGCTCATCAACAGGGACGTGGTGGGGCCGTTCGCTTGGAGCCGCCGGCAGCACGATGTCGTTCAGCTGGGCGACGTGGTCAGTGGCGTGCAGGCCCTGGTCGGCGCCCTGGGCTGGACTCAGGAGCTGGACAAGgtgatggctgctgctgcagaggaa GAGACAACAAAGACAGAAGAGTGA
- the sirt3 gene encoding NAD-dependent protein deacetylase sirtuin-3, mitochondrial isoform X2 produces the protein MAFSVVNSLISTVRLCVCRRLCSTQGGRHRSLNPAALFRKADSSWCDGARGLFSRGGGAAAEQLTLEDIAKNIRERQHKRVVVMAGAGISTPSGIPDFRSPGSGLYDNLQQYDLPYAEAIFEIGFFHQNPNPFFALAKELYPGNYQPNLSHFFVRLLQKKGQLLRMYTQNIDGLERMAGIPPELLVEAHGTFSTATCTVCLRKYEGNDLRPDVMSGTVPKCPTCKGVVKPDIVFFGEELPQHFFKYLTDFPLADLLIIMGTSLEVEPFASLAGAVRSSVPRLLINRDVVGPFAWSRRQHDVVQLGDVVSGVQALVGALGWTQELDKVMAAAAEEL, from the exons ATGGCTTTTTCTGTGGTCAACTCATTGATATCAAcggtcagactgtgtgtgtgtaggagactCTGCTCTACACAGG gtGGCCGTCACAGGAGCTTGAATCCAGCTGCTCTGTTCAG AAAAGCCGACTCCTCCTGGTGCGATGGAGCTCGAGGACTTTTTTCCCGTGGTGGCGGTGCAGCGGCCGAGCAGCTGACACTGGAGGACATCGCCAAAAACATCAGAGAGCGGCAGCACAAGCGGGTGGTGGTGATGGCCGGAGCTGGGATTAGTACCCCAAGTGGCATCCCTGACTTCAG GTCTCCAGGCAGCGGTCTCTATGACAACCTGCAGCAGTACGACCTGCCCTACGCAGAGGCCATATTCGAGATTGGCTTCTTCCACCAAAACCCTAATCCCTTCTTCGCCCTGGCCAAAGAGCTGTATCCAGGAAACTACCAGCCCAACCTGAGCCACTTCTTTGTCCGTCTGCTTCAGAAGAAGGGTCAGCTTCTCAGGATGTACACGCAGAACATTGACGGACTGGAGAGAA TGGCAGGGATTCCTCCTGAGTTGCTGGTCGAGGCCCACGGTACGTTCTCCACCGCCACCTGCACCGTCTGCTTGAGAAAATACGAGGGCAATGATCTACGA CCGGATGTGATGAGTGGGACGGTCCCTAAGTGTCCCACCTGTAAAGGTGTGGTCAAGCCTGACATCGTGTTTTTCGGAGAGGAGCTTCCACAGCATTTCTTCAAGTACCTCACAGACTTCCCTCTGGCAGATCTGCTGATCATCATGGGCACATCACTGGAG GTGGAGCCCTTCGCCAGCCTGGCAGGGGCCGTGCGCAGCTCCGTTCCTCGTCTGCTCATCAACAGGGACGTGGTGGGGCCGTTCGCTTGGAGCCGCCGGCAGCACGATGTCGTTCAGCTGGGCGACGTGGTCAGTGGCGTGCAGGCCCTGGTCGGCGCCCTGGGCTGGACTCAGGAGCTGGACAAGgtgatggctgctgctgcagaggaa CTCTGA
- the sirt3 gene encoding NAD-dependent protein deacetylase sirtuin-3, mitochondrial isoform X3, which produces MAGAGISTPSGIPDFRSPGSGLYDNLQQYDLPYAEAIFEIGFFHQNPNPFFALAKELYPGNYQPNLSHFFVRLLQKKGQLLRMYTQNIDGLERMAGIPPELLVEAHGTFSTATCTVCLRKYEGNDLRPDVMSGTVPKCPTCKGVVKPDIVFFGEELPQHFFKYLTDFPLADLLIIMGTSLEVEPFASLAGAVRSSVPRLLINRDVVGPFAWSRRQHDVVQLGDVVSGVQALVGALGWTQELDKVMAAAAEEETTKTEE; this is translated from the exons ATGGCCGGAGCTGGGATTAGTACCCCAAGTGGCATCCCTGACTTCAG GTCTCCAGGCAGCGGTCTCTATGACAACCTGCAGCAGTACGACCTGCCCTACGCAGAGGCCATATTCGAGATTGGCTTCTTCCACCAAAACCCTAATCCCTTCTTCGCCCTGGCCAAAGAGCTGTATCCAGGAAACTACCAGCCCAACCTGAGCCACTTCTTTGTCCGTCTGCTTCAGAAGAAGGGTCAGCTTCTCAGGATGTACACGCAGAACATTGACGGACTGGAGAGAA TGGCAGGGATTCCTCCTGAGTTGCTGGTCGAGGCCCACGGTACGTTCTCCACCGCCACCTGCACCGTCTGCTTGAGAAAATACGAGGGCAATGATCTACGA CCGGATGTGATGAGTGGGACGGTCCCTAAGTGTCCCACCTGTAAAGGTGTGGTCAAGCCTGACATCGTGTTTTTCGGAGAGGAGCTTCCACAGCATTTCTTCAAGTACCTCACAGACTTCCCTCTGGCAGATCTGCTGATCATCATGGGCACATCACTGGAG GTGGAGCCCTTCGCCAGCCTGGCAGGGGCCGTGCGCAGCTCCGTTCCTCGTCTGCTCATCAACAGGGACGTGGTGGGGCCGTTCGCTTGGAGCCGCCGGCAGCACGATGTCGTTCAGCTGGGCGACGTGGTCAGTGGCGTGCAGGCCCTGGTCGGCGCCCTGGGCTGGACTCAGGAGCTGGACAAGgtgatggctgctgctgcagaggaa GAGACAACAAAGACAGAAGAGTGA
- the sirt3 gene encoding NAD-dependent protein deacetylase sirtuin-3, mitochondrial isoform X4, which yields MSGTVPKCPTCKGVVKPDIVFFGEELPQHFFKYLTDFPLADLLIIMGTSLEVEPFASLAGAVRSSVPRLLINRDVVGPFAWSRRQHDVVQLGDVVSGVQALVGALGWTQELDKVMAAAAEEETTKTEE from the exons ATGAGTGGGACGGTCCCTAAGTGTCCCACCTGTAAAGGTGTGGTCAAGCCTGACATCGTGTTTTTCGGAGAGGAGCTTCCACAGCATTTCTTCAAGTACCTCACAGACTTCCCTCTGGCAGATCTGCTGATCATCATGGGCACATCACTGGAG GTGGAGCCCTTCGCCAGCCTGGCAGGGGCCGTGCGCAGCTCCGTTCCTCGTCTGCTCATCAACAGGGACGTGGTGGGGCCGTTCGCTTGGAGCCGCCGGCAGCACGATGTCGTTCAGCTGGGCGACGTGGTCAGTGGCGTGCAGGCCCTGGTCGGCGCCCTGGGCTGGACTCAGGAGCTGGACAAGgtgatggctgctgctgcagaggaa GAGACAACAAAGACAGAAGAGTGA
- the drd4b gene encoding dopamine receptor D4b isoform X1, which yields MSVNSSDLNHTVPVAPRYNVPALVLGVLLIVVITGGNVLVCLSVHVEKALKTTTNYFIVSLAAADLMLALLVLPLFVYSEFQGGVWTLNMLMCDGLMTMDVLLCTASIFNLCAISVDRFIAVSIPLNYNRKHVDQRQLVLLSATWLLALAVASPVMFGINNVPDRDPSECKLEDNNYVVYSSVCSFFIPCPIMLLLYFGVFRGLQHWEEARRAKLRSSIEACRKLQHAAVATALPPLTGTIPGPLPMPLPRIIERDLAQSRLDDTDDYIKREIPYPRQYRENSVPTVTFSQLQRRRQRAKINSRERKAMRVLPVVVGCFLFCWTPFFVVHTTRALCLTCAIPPGLMSTVTWLGYVNSALNPIIYTVFNTEFRKFFKKCFRSCCWLQRSLRR from the exons ATGTCGGTCAACTCCTCGGACCTGAACCACACGGTGCCGGTGGCCCCTCGTTATAACGTCCCCGCTCTCGTCCTCGGTGTTTTACTCATCGTGGTCATCACCGGGGGAAACGTGCTCGTGTGTCTGAGCGTGCACGTGGAGAAAGCGTTAAAAACCACCACCAACTATTTTATCGTCAGTTTAGCGGCTGCAGATCTGATGCTGGCGCTGCTGGTTCTACCGCTGTTCGTCTACTCCGAG tttcAGGGCGGAGTTTGGACCTTGAACATGCTGATGTGTGACGGCCTGATGACCATGGATGTGTTGCTGTGCACAGCTTCCATATTCAACCTGTGTGCCATCAGTGTGgacag GTTCATCGCTGTGTCCATACCTCTGAATTACAACCGTAAGCACGTGGACCAGCGTCAGCTCGTGCTGCTGTCGGCCACGTGGCTGCTGGCCCTGGCTGTGGCCTCACCCGTCATGTTCGGCATCAACAACGTGCCCGACCGCGACCCCAGCGAGTGCAAACTGGAGGACAACAACTATGTTGTTTATTCCTCCGTCTGCTCCTTCTTCATCCCCTGTCCCATCATGCTCCTGCTCTACTTTGGGGTTTTCCGCGGGCTGCAGCACTGGGAGGAGGCTCGTAGAGCCAAACTACGCAGCAGCATCGAGGCCTGCAGGAAGCTGCAGCACGCCGCCGTCGCCACCGCCCTCCCCCCGCTGACGGGCACCATCCCCGGACCTCTGCCCATGCCGCTGCCCAGGATCATCGAGAGGGACTTGGCCCAGTCTCGGCTGGACGATACAGACGACTACATAAAGCGGGAGATCCCTTATCCTCGGCAGTACAGAGAGAACTCGGTTCCCACGGTGACGTTCAGCCAACTGCAgcggaggaggcagagagccaAGATCAACAGCCGGGAGAGGAAGGCCATGAGGGTGCTGCCTGTGGTCGTAG GTTGTTTCCTGTTCTGCTGGACGCCGTTCTTCGTCGTCCACACAACACGAGCTTTGTGTTTGACGTGCGCCATCCCGCCCGGTCTGATGAGCACCGTCACCTGGCTGGGCTACGTCAACAGTGCCCTCAACCCCATCATCTACACCGTCTTCAACACAGAGTTCAGGAAATTCTTCAAGAAATGTTTCCgcagctgctgctggctgcagcGTTCACTGAGGCGCTGA
- the drd4b gene encoding dopamine receptor D4b isoform X2 — MLMCDGLMTMDVLLCTASIFNLCAISVDRFIAVSIPLNYNRKHVDQRQLVLLSATWLLALAVASPVMFGINNVPDRDPSECKLEDNNYVVYSSVCSFFIPCPIMLLLYFGVFRGLQHWEEARRAKLRSSIEACRKLQHAAVATALPPLTGTIPGPLPMPLPRIIERDLAQSRLDDTDDYIKREIPYPRQYRENSVPTVTFSQLQRRRQRAKINSRERKAMRVLPVVVGCFLFCWTPFFVVHTTRALCLTCAIPPGLMSTVTWLGYVNSALNPIIYTVFNTEFRKFFKKCFRSCCWLQRSLRR, encoded by the exons ATGCTGATGTGTGACGGCCTGATGACCATGGATGTGTTGCTGTGCACAGCTTCCATATTCAACCTGTGTGCCATCAGTGTGgacag GTTCATCGCTGTGTCCATACCTCTGAATTACAACCGTAAGCACGTGGACCAGCGTCAGCTCGTGCTGCTGTCGGCCACGTGGCTGCTGGCCCTGGCTGTGGCCTCACCCGTCATGTTCGGCATCAACAACGTGCCCGACCGCGACCCCAGCGAGTGCAAACTGGAGGACAACAACTATGTTGTTTATTCCTCCGTCTGCTCCTTCTTCATCCCCTGTCCCATCATGCTCCTGCTCTACTTTGGGGTTTTCCGCGGGCTGCAGCACTGGGAGGAGGCTCGTAGAGCCAAACTACGCAGCAGCATCGAGGCCTGCAGGAAGCTGCAGCACGCCGCCGTCGCCACCGCCCTCCCCCCGCTGACGGGCACCATCCCCGGACCTCTGCCCATGCCGCTGCCCAGGATCATCGAGAGGGACTTGGCCCAGTCTCGGCTGGACGATACAGACGACTACATAAAGCGGGAGATCCCTTATCCTCGGCAGTACAGAGAGAACTCGGTTCCCACGGTGACGTTCAGCCAACTGCAgcggaggaggcagagagccaAGATCAACAGCCGGGAGAGGAAGGCCATGAGGGTGCTGCCTGTGGTCGTAG GTTGTTTCCTGTTCTGCTGGACGCCGTTCTTCGTCGTCCACACAACACGAGCTTTGTGTTTGACGTGCGCCATCCCGCCCGGTCTGATGAGCACCGTCACCTGGCTGGGCTACGTCAACAGTGCCCTCAACCCCATCATCTACACCGTCTTCAACACAGAGTTCAGGAAATTCTTCAAGAAATGTTTCCgcagctgctgctggctgcagcGTTCACTGAGGCGCTGA